The following coding sequences lie in one candidate division WOR-3 bacterium genomic window:
- a CDS encoding helix-turn-helix transcriptional regulator, which produces MKRVRTTLAFPKELGERLRGIRKKAGLTQTELATLMGRNGTGAHNQISRLERGIQPFPSLALIADYLRACRARFADLLDILDSYTSQPVVSDAETEAALTRLTQQLPSDASSAVIKYEKKTTNRQAMPTVGKRPVLLSPAQRVLRMQKMFARQYHSEVLEASLHRALVGLGKAVPLSLQRVTCDYGRKVFAALVRGRKLVPQCRTELPRRGVAAAIQTKLNRIRAKARKHGVTEKALEAMASAAQQAYDQLNRERRLDWIPSPQEIAALGIRPFKVTKAETRMELAAARADGDYWKQREFIKVLIALKVDKKLDKLHLDSDVRRNVWLWVGTLFDVLADRGKEAAARLAKVGMRRVKDKVLTRDIADKVFELFERYEQKLKPRPPEESRT; this is translated from the coding sequence CTACCCTTGCTTTTCCCAAAGAGTTAGGCGAACGCCTGCGCGGAATCAGAAAGAAGGCAGGGCTGACCCAGACAGAACTCGCCACGTTGATGGGAAGAAATGGTACCGGCGCACACAACCAGATTTCGCGTCTGGAGAGAGGAATACAACCCTTTCCATCCCTGGCCTTGATTGCGGACTACCTGCGGGCCTGCCGGGCACGGTTTGCGGACCTTCTCGACATCCTGGACTCATACACGTCACAGCCTGTGGTATCAGACGCCGAAACAGAAGCGGCCCTGACCAGACTTACCCAGCAACTACCCAGTGACGCCAGCTCAGCCGTTATCAAGTATGAGAAGAAAACGACGAACCGACAAGCAATGCCAACGGTCGGCAAGAGGCCGGTACTACTTAGTCCGGCGCAGCGTGTGCTACGGATGCAGAAGATGTTTGCCCGTCAATACCACAGCGAGGTTCTGGAGGCCAGTCTGCACCGGGCGCTCGTCGGGCTGGGTAAAGCCGTACCTTTATCGCTTCAGCGGGTAACCTGCGACTACGGCAGGAAAGTGTTTGCTGCCCTTGTACGCGGACGGAAACTCGTACCTCAATGCAGGACCGAATTGCCGCGGCGGGGAGTCGCAGCCGCGATTCAGACAAAGCTCAACCGGATAAGAGCAAAGGCGCGAAAGCACGGGGTCACAGAAAAGGCCCTGGAAGCGATGGCGTCGGCTGCTCAGCAGGCCTATGACCAGTTGAATCGCGAACGCCGACTGGACTGGATTCCGAGTCCGCAGGAAATCGCCGCCCTGGGTATCAGACCTTTCAAGGTGACCAAAGCAGAGACTAGGATGGAATTGGCTGCGGCCCGAGCGGACGGAGACTATTGGAAGCAGCGGGAGTTCATCAAGGTTCTGATTGCACTTAAGGTTGACAAGAAGCTGGACAAGCTGCATCTGGACTCGGACGTAAGACGGAACGTATGGCTGTGGGTAGGGACGCTTTTCGATGTCCTTGCCGACAGGGGCAAAGAAGCAGCCGCCCGGCTGGCCAAGGTCGGCATGCGCCGGGTGAAGGATAAAGTCCTAACCAGAGACATCGCTGACAAAGTCTTTGAGCTATTTGAGAGGTACGAGCAGAAGCTGAAGCCCCGGCCGCCAGAAGAATCCCGAACCTGA